The following proteins come from a genomic window of Coffea arabica cultivar ET-39 chromosome 11c, Coffea Arabica ET-39 HiFi, whole genome shotgun sequence:
- the LOC113715907 gene encoding NADH dehydrogenase [ubiquinone] 1 alpha subcomplex subunit 1-like, with protein sequence MQSEGMGNIVNSSGTINRQQKEAGDKKCEAADEEIEKQPSQSSILVVVVAEIAWVVLEAFLPLEIIVGMLLVMGNAQDFIHKASHGWPKHIDNDVWDVAMERRDKKLMEMLSSSSTPN encoded by the exons ATGCAGTCAGAAGGGATGGGTAATATAGTGAACAGCTCAGGTACAATCAACCGTCAACAAAAAGAGGCTGGTGACAAGAAGTGTGAAGCGGCGGACGAAGAAATCGAGAAA CAACCCAGCCAATCAAGCATCTTGGTGGTAGTGGTAGCGGAAATAGCATGGGTGGTATTGGAAGCATTTCTACCATTGGAAATCATAGTTGGCATGCTTCTCGTGATGGGGAATGCTCAGGACTTTATCCACAAAGCCAGCCATGGCTGGCCGAAGCACATCGATAACGACGTTTGGGATGTGGCCATGGAAAGACGGGACAAGAAGCTCATGGAGATGCTATCCTCTTCTTCTACTCCTAATTAA